A region of Sugiyamaella lignohabitans strain CBS 10342 chromosome A, complete sequence DNA encodes the following proteins:
- the MRF1 gene encoding Mrf1p (Mitochondrial translation release factor; involved in stop codon recognition and hydrolysis of the peptidyl-tRNA bond during mitochondrial translation; lack of MRF1 causes mitochondrial genome instability; GO_component: GO:0005737 - cytoplasm [Evidence IEA]; GO_component: GO:0005739 - mitochondrion [Evidence IEA,IEA]; GO_component: GO:0005739 - mitochondrion [Evidence IDA] [PMID 11502169]; GO_component: GO:0005739 - mitochondrion [Evidence IDA] [PMID 14576278]; GO_component: GO:0005739 - mitochondrion [Evidence IMP] [PMID 1475194]; GO_component: GO:0005739 - mitochondrion [Evidence IDA] [PMID 16823961]; GO_component: GO:0005739 - mitochondrion [Evidence IDA] [PMID 8265342]; GO_function: GO:0003747 - translation release factor activity [Evidence IEA]; GO_function: GO:0003747 - translation release factor activity [Evidence IDA] [PMID 10748224]; GO_function: GO:0003747 - translation release factor activity [Evidence IGI] [PMID 1475194]; GO_function: GO:0016149 - translation release factor activity, codon specific [Evidence IEA]; GO_process: GO:0032543 - mitochondrial translation [Evidence IMP] [PMID 14734569]; GO_process: GO:0070126 - mitochondrial translational termination [Evidence IGI] [PMID 1475194]; GO_process: GO:0070126 - mitochondrial translational termination [Evidence IMP] [PMID 15827612]; GO_process: GO:0006412 - translation [Evidence IEA]; GO_process: GO:0006415 - translational termination [Evidence IEA]; GO_process: GO:0006415 - translational termination [Evidence IMP] [PMID 1475194]) — MGPEKCFSAVNGGFETRSLQKGRSLVRHFQTLLGKTRAGLDLNQFRNGWNTTQNREFGVRRCYSTEETPESSTEVEVELLHPLLVQKAEQLKVEYNGLAQEMSSESGSGFDQVKATRMSRLGFVVDLFDQYESMEKEYQELLHLLNDPSLKEEAESELKSVESNLTALTATLQSKLVPTNPFVDKACILELRPGVGGSEAAIFANDLLTMYENYAIKNKWDTRMISITKTPAGNGIVEAIFNINAAGAYERLQYEGGVHRVQRIPETETKGRVHTSTAAVVVLPTEVMEPGADESKAGEEAERTFQANEVRVDVMRARGAGGQHVNTTDSAVRLTHIPSGIVVVIQDERSQHKNKAKAFTILRARLDEIERQEKVREERSKRTAQVTTTERSDKIRTYNYPQNRITDHRCGSTTYKLDDVVKGEINEFNEVVDQMDAFAKTEAMKQLLEDQASSL, encoded by the coding sequence ATGGGCCCGGAAAAGTGTTTTTCGGCTGTGAATGGGGGGTTTGAGACGAGGAGTTTGCAGAAGGGACGGTCGCTGGTTCGCCATTTTCAGACTCTGTTGGGCAAAACTCGGGCTGGTTTGGACTTGAATCAGTTCAGAAATGGGTGGAATACGACCCAGAATCGGGAGTTTGGCGTTAGAAGGTGTTATTCTACCGAAGAGACACCGGAATCGTCGACTGAGGTCGAAGTCGAGCTGCTGCACCCGCTGCTGGTTCAGAAGGCCGAGCAGCTGAAAGTCGAGTACAATGGTCTTGCACAAGAAATGTCGTCAGAATCGGGATCCGGGTTTGACCAAGTCAAAGCTACTCGGATGTCGAGACTCGGGTTCGTGGTTGATCTGTTCGACCAGTACGAGTCCATGGAGAAAGAGTATCAGGAACTACTGCATTTGCTGAATGATCCGTCTTTAAAGGAAGAAGCCGAATCTGAGCTGAAATCAGTTGAGTCGAATTTGACGGCGCTGACTGCTACATTACAATCGAAACTAGTACCTACAAATCCGTTTGTGGATAAAGCGTGCATTCTCGAGCTTCGTCCGGGTGTAGGAGGCAGTGAAGCGGCCATTTTCGCCAACGATTTATTAACTATGTATGAGAATTACGctatcaaaaacaaatggGATACTCGAATGATATCCATTACAAAAACCCCGGCAGGAAACGGAATTGTAGAAGCtattttcaacatcaatgctgctggagcttATGAAAGACTACAGTATGAAGGTGGGGTTCATAGAGTCCAAAGAATTCCCGAAACTGAGACTAAGGGTCGTGTTCATACATCAACAGCCGCTGTAGTGGTACTACCGACCGAAGTCATGGAACCAGGAGCCGACGAGTCGaaagctggtgaagaagctgaacGGACGTTCCAAGCCAATGAAGTACGAGTCGATGTGATGAGAGCACGAGGTGCCGGTGGTCAGCATGTGAATACCACGGACTCAGCAGTACGACTGACCCATATTCCCAGTGGAATTGTGGTAGTGATACAAGACGAGCGGTCTCAGCATAAAAACAAAGCCAAAGCGTTCACGATCCTGCGAGCCCGTTTGGACGAGATCGAAcgacaagaaaaagtacGCGAAGAGCGGAGCAAACGAACCGCTCAAGTGACCACCACTGAACGGTCCGACAAAATCCGGACCTATAACTACCCACAAAACCGAATCACCGACCACCGGTGCGGGTCCACCACATACAAACTGGACGACGTGGTCAAAGGCGAAATCAACGAGTTCAACGAAGTCGTCGACCAAATGGACGCGTTCGCCAAAACCGAGGCCATGAAACAACTCCTCGAAGACCAGGCCTCTTCTCTGTAA
- the DOT1 gene encoding histone methyltransferase DOT1 produces MFFSQLSKVSGSASKGHPQNSANVKKTVITTTKVVRKSSSPLAQPAAAASGSHGSGSSSGSGISGGIAGSNVGNNSSKRDRQVKNRHSSEPVASSKRKRVENRSTAGARTGRATAGSSPLATDQNGSTGSTGGSSGVGGRGGDRATSSPKPRKRRTAKSYNTRVSDESSSEEEENWELTLKKPSSASITATQSPSSDLEFEDGQTSRQFYLDPENHSSELAGPVDIISFAQLVTSTSRNVRYKPLFDFKKNTVNNSRNESYKTNEPENEQKDDEKRTITLQLPFGSEEYPVMIPSKVEEANPIDEIAAVFEMTATVFVPGGGENSPSWLIKHPSNQDCILRRLRRAVKNNDSQSFHRSIDEFNDLILSLRESGAIESTIKSIDRLPTPTIYELLNQVYRRVVSPRTHELRDYKAFSSNVYGELLPPFVTEIFRQTKLVPSSVFIDLGSGVGNCVLQAALEIGCESWGCEMMKTASELATKQKTELENRVNKLYRLAMGSINLVSSDFVQDESIHAVLHRADVLLVNNYAFDAELNGQLVNMFLDLKDGCKIVSLRSFVPTGHVITEHNRESPINILRVEKRHFSNDSVSWTTAGGDYYIATIDRSRLTAS; encoded by the coding sequence GTCGTGAGGAAATCGTCGTCTCCATTGGCGCAACCAGCCGCGGCTGCCAGCGGTTCCCATGGCagcggtagcagcagcggcagcggcatcAGTGGTGGTATTGCGGGTTCGAATGTCGGTAATAACAGCTCGAAACGGGATAGGCAGGTGAAAAATAGACACTCTTCAGAACCTGTGGCCAGCTCGAAACGAAAAAGAGTCGAAAATCGAAGTACAGCTGGAGCCAGGACCGGTCGAGCGACGGCGGGCTCGTCGCCTCTAGCGACAGATCAGAATGGAAGTACTGGGTCGACGGGTGGTAGTAGCGGAGTTGGTGGTCGTGGAGGTGATAGAGCGACGTCGTCGCCGAAACCTCGGAAGCGTAGAACCGCTAAATCGTATAATACACGCGTTTCGGACGAGTCGTCGTcggaggaagaagagaacTGGGAGCTGACGCTCAAGAAGCCGTCGTCGGCCAGTATCACTGCAACTCAGTCTCCATCGTCTGATCTGGAGTTTGAAGATGGCCAGACGAGTCGTCAGTTCTATTTAGATCCCGAAAACCACTCGTCCGAACTGGCTGGTCCAGTGGATATAATATCGTTTGCACAGCTGGTGACATCGACTTCCAGGAACGTGCGATATAAACCGctgtttgatttcaagaagaacaCCGTGAATAATAGTCGTAATGAATCTTACAAGACGAATGAACCCGAAAATGAACAAAAAGACGATGAGAAGAGGACAATCACGTTGCAATTGCCGTTCGGATCAGAAGAGTATCCAGTAATGATCCCCTCAAAAGTAGAAGAAGCCAATCCCATAGACGAGATCGCTGCGGTGTTTGAAATGACAGCCACTGTTTTTGTGCCGGGAGGAGGTGAGAACTCACCGTCGTGGCTCATTAAACACCCCTCCAACCAGGACTGTATACTGCGAAGACTCAGAAGAGCAGTCAAAAACAACGACTCCCAGTCGTTTCACAGATCTATTGACGAGTTCAACGACCTCATACTCAGTTTACGTGAGTCAGGAGCTATCGAATCAACCATTAAATCTATTGATAGACTGCCTACCCCGACCATCTACGAACTGCTGAACCAAGTGTACCGACGAGTAGTCTCACCACGGACCCACGAACTGCGTGATTATAAGGCTTTCTCGTCGAATGTCTACGGTGAGCTGTTGCCTCCATTCGTTACCGAGATATTTCGCCAAACCAAACTGGTGCCGTCATCAGTATTCATTGATCTCGGGTCCGGAGTCGGTAACTGTGTCCTACAAGCGGCACTTGAAATCGGTTGTGAAAGTTGGGGGTGTGAGATGATGAAAACGGCATCTGAACTGGCTACAAAACAGAAAACCGAGCTGGAAAACCGTGTCAACAAACTATACCGACTTGCTATGGGCAGTATCAACCTTGTATCCTCGGACTTTGTACAAGACGAGAGCATTCACGCGGTTCTGCACCGAGCCGACGTTTTGCTGGTCAATAACTACGCATTCGACGCCGAACTCAACGGCCAGCTGGTGAACATGTTCCTCGATCTGAAAGACGGGTGTAAAATCGTGTCCCTCCGATCGTTCGTGCCCACAGGCCATGTCATCACCGAACACAACCGCGAGTCGCCTATCAACATCCTCCGCGTCGAAAAACGGCACTTCTCCAACGACTCGGTCAGCTGGACCACTGCCGGCGGCGACTACTACATCGCGACCATCGACAGGTCCCGCCTCACGGCCTCTTAA